A portion of the Pedosphaera parvula Ellin514 genome contains these proteins:
- a CDS encoding zinc ribbon domain-containing protein YjdM has translation MSKPACPMCEMTDVLEHPERWECVTCGHEWERTPEPEAPAGQRVVKDAHGNVLADGDLVMLIKDLPLKGSSQVLKGGTKSKPIRLVDGDHEITCKLNGISIGLKACFVKKV, from the coding sequence ATGAGCAAACCTGCCTGCCCGATGTGCGAAATGACTGATGTTTTGGAACACCCTGAACGCTGGGAATGCGTGACGTGCGGTCACGAGTGGGAGCGCACGCCCGAACCAGAAGCACCCGCAGGCCAGCGCGTCGTCAAGGATGCCCACGGCAATGTACTCGCCGACGGCGACCTGGTGATGCTGATCAAAGACTTGCCATTGAAGGGCTCGTCACAGGTGCTCAAAGGCGGAACAAAGTCGAAACCCATTCGTTTGGTGGATGGCGATCACGAAATCACCTGCAAGCTGAACGGAATTTCCATCGGCTTAAAAGCTTGCTTCGTAAAGAAGGTCTGA
- a CDS encoding class I SAM-dependent rRNA methyltransferase: MEPSLPTVLLRPGEADRIVAGHPWIYGGSVLRLTQPAEDGALVQVKDHRQRLLGVGLYNSKSKISVRVLAPDRVTLNEAFFEERIRAALAVRKKHLPGASSFRVVNAESDFLSGLVVDKYEDVLVVQTSALGMDQRKSLIVDALQKIFSPRCILERNDTAYRKFEGLADANGILIGELTGPVTINLNGLSFEVDILGGHKTGLYLDQQANYQAVAELTKGGQVLDCFSFLGGFGLHAARAGAAHVHMLDQSADAIAASSRNAAANGLAEKCSTETINVFDWMKAQTAVQPHEKVVPKFDVIILDPPSFTRSRATVPDALRGYKEIHLRALKLIKAGGTLATFCCSHHVDAVTFQDVILSAAYDARRILRRVATYSQSPDHPIIPSIPETEYLKGFAYEVVR; the protein is encoded by the coding sequence ATGGAACCATCTTTGCCCACTGTTTTACTTCGTCCCGGAGAAGCCGACCGTATCGTCGCCGGTCATCCCTGGATTTATGGCGGGTCCGTCCTTCGCCTCACTCAACCAGCTGAAGACGGTGCTTTGGTTCAGGTAAAAGACCATCGTCAACGCCTTCTGGGCGTCGGGCTTTACAATTCAAAGTCAAAAATTAGCGTTCGCGTTCTTGCGCCGGACCGTGTCACTTTGAACGAAGCCTTTTTTGAAGAGCGCATTCGAGCCGCCCTGGCAGTCCGCAAAAAACATCTCCCCGGAGCATCCTCGTTCCGCGTCGTGAACGCCGAAAGCGATTTCCTCAGCGGTCTGGTAGTCGACAAATATGAAGATGTCTTGGTGGTGCAGACCTCCGCCCTGGGCATGGACCAGCGCAAATCTTTAATCGTTGACGCATTACAAAAGATTTTCTCACCTCGTTGCATCCTGGAACGCAACGACACGGCTTACCGTAAATTCGAAGGCTTGGCCGATGCCAACGGCATTCTGATCGGGGAGCTTACTGGTCCGGTGACCATCAACCTCAATGGCCTCTCCTTTGAAGTGGATATCCTCGGTGGCCATAAAACCGGTCTTTATCTGGATCAACAGGCGAATTATCAAGCCGTGGCCGAATTGACGAAAGGCGGGCAGGTCCTCGATTGTTTCAGTTTTCTGGGTGGCTTCGGTTTGCACGCCGCCCGTGCCGGCGCAGCGCACGTTCACATGCTGGATCAAAGCGCAGACGCCATCGCCGCATCCTCCCGCAATGCTGCCGCCAATGGTCTGGCTGAAAAATGTTCAACCGAGACCATAAATGTTTTCGACTGGATGAAGGCTCAAACCGCAGTTCAGCCTCACGAAAAGGTGGTTCCAAAATTCGACGTCATCATTCTCGACCCGCCTTCCTTCACCCGGAGTCGCGCAACGGTACCGGATGCTCTGCGCGGCTATAAGGAAATCCATCTGCGCGCTCTGAAGCTAATCAAGGCTGGTGGTACTTTGGCCACTTTCTGCTGCTCGCATCATGTCGATGCAGTCACGTTTCAGGACGTGATTCTTTCTGCAGCATATGATGCCCGTCGGATTCTCCGGCGTGTTGCGACTTACAGCCAATCGCCGGATCATCCCATCATTCCTTCCATTCCTGAGACAGAATACCTGAAAGGTTTCGCCTACGAAGTGGTAAGGTAA
- a CDS encoding ribonuclease D — protein MIDSDVTLKNLLGRLSSTPWVALDTEADSLHAYPEKVCLLQITTPLGDELIDPLSGINLDPLLDTFGGHELIMHGSDYDLRLLRKHHAFVPKAIFDTMLASRLLGHTQFGLVHLVAHYLGVTLEKGSQKADWAKRPLTPRMEAYARNDTHYLKHLADRLKSDLEVKGRLGWHQELCARLIIECSQNPEPDPDLVWRIKGSNRLYRPALAVLREVWRWREAEAIVANRPPYFVLRHETLIDLSAAAASGHPVQPLLPQKFSDRRRATLSEAIKRGLSVPHEQQPEPLRHEARRLSEADRRRVEELQKRRDARATELGIDPTLIASRATLLDLAEDWDRHAPDLMNWQRELMTQAASV, from the coding sequence GTGATTGATAGCGACGTAACGTTGAAAAATTTACTGGGGCGGCTTAGCAGCACTCCCTGGGTTGCCTTGGATACCGAAGCGGATAGCCTGCATGCCTACCCGGAAAAAGTTTGTCTTCTGCAGATTACCACCCCATTGGGAGACGAATTGATTGATCCCCTATCGGGAATCAATCTGGACCCGCTGCTGGATACTTTTGGGGGGCATGAATTGATCATGCATGGTTCTGACTACGATCTGCGTCTTCTGCGGAAGCATCATGCGTTCGTGCCCAAGGCGATTTTCGATACGATGCTCGCAAGCCGGCTATTGGGGCACACACAATTCGGATTGGTGCATCTGGTGGCGCATTACCTGGGGGTGACCTTGGAAAAGGGCTCACAGAAGGCGGATTGGGCGAAGAGACCACTGACTCCACGAATGGAGGCATACGCGCGGAACGATACCCACTACTTAAAACATTTGGCTGACAGGCTGAAGTCGGACCTGGAAGTCAAAGGCCGGCTGGGCTGGCATCAGGAATTGTGTGCCCGATTGATCATCGAATGTTCACAAAATCCCGAGCCCGATCCTGACCTGGTGTGGCGAATCAAAGGGAGCAATCGTTTGTACCGGCCGGCACTTGCAGTCTTAAGGGAAGTTTGGCGCTGGCGGGAAGCAGAGGCGATAGTCGCAAACCGCCCACCCTATTTTGTATTAAGACATGAAACGTTGATTGATTTATCCGCGGCCGCCGCCAGCGGTCATCCCGTGCAGCCGTTGTTGCCGCAAAAGTTTTCTGACCGGAGGCGCGCCACTTTGAGTGAAGCGATCAAGCGTGGGCTGTCAGTTCCCCACGAACAACAGCCGGAACCGTTGAGACATGAAGCGAGGCGGTTGAGCGAAGCAGACCGTCGCCGAGTTGAGGAGTTGCAAAAACGTCGTGATGCCCGGGCAACCGAGTTGGGCATTGATCCGACCTTAATTGCCAGTCGCGCCACGTTGCTGGATCTGGCGGAGGATTGGGACCGTCATGCGCCGGATCTGATGAACTGGCAGCGGGAGTTAATGACCCAAGCCGCCAGTGTTTGA
- a CDS encoding response regulator has translation MIEANTILLLEHQDNRQSNIKTDLESRLENPVIVIRNVRHLTDYLEGAGEFANRQNNPFPILVLLDLQMPDEQGFSVLEWRRNHRIKEIRRLPFALITQLKDIGTVNRAYALGADTFFARPFNFIDFQNWITHFNWLQMKNRRIVPAVGSGV, from the coding sequence ATGATCGAGGCCAATACAATTTTATTACTTGAGCATCAGGACAACCGTCAGTCTAATATTAAAACGGACCTGGAATCAAGGTTGGAAAACCCTGTCATCGTCATCAGGAATGTTCGCCATTTGACCGACTACCTGGAGGGTGCTGGTGAGTTCGCCAACCGCCAAAATAATCCTTTCCCTATTCTTGTGTTGCTGGACCTTCAAATGCCCGACGAGCAAGGCTTTAGTGTTCTGGAATGGCGTCGCAACCATCGCATCAAGGAAATTAGGCGATTACCCTTCGCCCTCATCACCCAACTCAAAGATATCGGAACAGTAAACCGTGCCTACGCCTTGGGTGCAGATACTTTTTTTGCGCGTCCGTTCAACTTCATTGATTTTCAAAACTGGATCACCCACTTCAATTGGCTCCAGATGAAAAATCGACGCATCGTTCCCGCCGTCGGCTCCGGCGTCTGA
- a CDS encoding carboxypeptidase-like regulatory domain-containing protein, with product MKKTMYYLTGLAAVILFSTVWWFKTPTAPSPAAMPATHQPITSSEAKVVISATTNVVAKNEASSIKKGSNSGAATSLASLRDAYDKGSISKGEAIQSSLMEENKKTLDLYGLVVDQNGEPVVGAKVRGSIGLNVNMVQSGGELHYTETDSQGRFNFLGIHGVGIGLWPQKEGYFYDLKLPSHRPDNYQPAPNNPIVLTMWKLKGAESMIHDSKFYGITPDARPYTIDLIERKKTEGQNAGGDLVIQIQRPAQISPGQKFDWSFAMSVIDGGLIEVTNKTYLNEAPENGYEQKHEIKSSASDPQWQSQIEETFFLKSRSGQAYGHFHITVIPLYRDTAVFKIDSYINPSGSRNLEFDPAKQIR from the coding sequence ATGAAAAAGACTATGTACTATTTAACCGGTTTAGCCGCCGTAATTTTGTTCAGTACAGTTTGGTGGTTTAAGACTCCAACCGCGCCAAGCCCAGCAGCAATGCCAGCAACACATCAACCGATAACGTCAAGTGAGGCCAAAGTGGTCATATCAGCCACGACAAATGTTGTTGCAAAAAATGAAGCCTCCTCCATCAAAAAAGGTTCCAATTCAGGGGCTGCAACGAGTCTTGCTTCCCTCCGCGACGCTTATGATAAGGGCTCGATAAGCAAAGGAGAGGCGATTCAGTCATCATTGATGGAGGAGAACAAAAAAACTCTCGACCTCTACGGACTGGTTGTTGATCAAAATGGTGAGCCTGTTGTGGGAGCGAAAGTTCGAGGGAGTATCGGCTTAAACGTCAACATGGTGCAAAGTGGCGGGGAGCTTCATTATACGGAAACCGATTCACAAGGGCGTTTCAACTTTCTTGGAATACATGGCGTTGGAATCGGGCTTTGGCCTCAGAAGGAAGGGTATTTTTACGATTTGAAGCTACCGTCACATCGTCCCGACAATTATCAGCCAGCCCCAAACAACCCCATTGTTTTGACCATGTGGAAGCTCAAAGGAGCGGAGTCGATGATACATGACAGTAAATTTTATGGAATCACACCTGACGCCCGTCCTTACACGATTGATTTGATAGAAAGGAAAAAAACTGAAGGCCAGAACGCCGGTGGTGATTTAGTGATTCAAATCCAGCGTCCGGCTCAAATCTCGCCGGGACAAAAGTTTGACTGGTCATTCGCAATGTCCGTGATTGATGGTGGATTGATCGAAGTTACAAACAAGACTTATCTCAATGAAGCTCCGGAGAATGGCTACGAGCAAAAACACGAAATAAAATCATCTGCATCTGACCCGCAATGGCAGTCTCAGATTGAAGAGACTTTTTTCTTAAAGAGCCGTAGCGGGCAGGCTTATGGTCATTTCCATATAACAGTAATCCCTCTTTATAGGGATACCGCCGTGTTCAAAATCGACTCTTACATCAATCCATCAGGTTCAAGGAATCTCGAATTTGATCCTGCGAAGCAAATCCGATGA